The following proteins come from a genomic window of Alosa alosa isolate M-15738 ecotype Scorff River chromosome 2, AALO_Geno_1.1, whole genome shotgun sequence:
- the LOC125286898 gene encoding protocadherin gamma-C5-like isoform X26 yields the protein MKPPLFIPEWSWRTLWILPFLFLWNNVHAQIRYTIPEELKEGSVVGNIAKDLGLDVADIANRRLRIASESGNHYFTVDLAKGELVVNDRIDREKLCGIKAICVLTLEVVVENPLQLHRIEIDVQDINDNAPDFHTKEIVLKIAESTTPGKRFPLEKASDPDVGSNSLREYTLNTNDYFRLNVKNLKDGIKVPELIVEKALDRETESSHQLVLTALDGGSPAKTGTLLLQIHVQDVNDNDPKFELATYKADVQENAKIGHTIIRLKATDLDEGPNSEIEYSFPAHNADTIKQVFRIHPDSGEITVIAALDYEECKSYTFDIIAKDKGTPELEGHSSVQIDVLDENDNAPEIILKSLPSPVTENAPKGTVVALINVKDLDSGDNGKVELNISPGYPFTLKPSFDKHYSLVTDSLLDREITPEYNVEILASDSGTPSLKTSKIIKVKVLDVNDNPPVFSQSYYNVFLNENNPAGSSLFSITATDKDQDKNAKLLYSIADSKFNDIPASSYFYINAENGTIYSMNTFDYENIKLFKITILATDQGSPSLHSNATVNVFILDQNDNIPAVIYPSAVMGSVSHQRMPRSAKTGHLVTKVTAVDADSGHNAWISYRLTESTDSSLFAVNLYTGEVRTKRSVSEQDDASQRLLIEIKDNGEPVQSTTVTVDILIEDGLHEPISDFRQKATEKDKKNSKITFYLILSLASVSVLSLLTFFILLIKCARSSRGSASCCIRGDSDGYKNPNRNLQIQLNTDGPIKYVEVLGGDMMSQSQSFGSYLSPMSEFSDLTLVKPSSTLDFKDTLRGLDASLPDSAWTFECQQQKPPNNDWRLPPNQRPGPSGAGPLPEGAGVVAGTGPWPQPPTEAEQLQALMAGANAVNEATATLGPRYNAQYVPDYRQNVYIPGSTATLTANPQQQQQPQQALPPPAAMPPVDVPKAAQTPASKKKSTKKDKK from the exons ATGAAGCCTCCCTTGTTCATTCCCGAGTGGAGTTGGCGGACGCTGTGGATTttaccttttttgtttttgtggaatAATGTTCATGCCCAAATCCGTTACACCATTCCAGAGGAGTTAAAGGAGGGATCTGTTGTAGGAAATATAGCAAAGGATCTTGGTCTGGATGTGGCTGACATTGCAAACCGCAGGTTACGCATAGCTTCTGAATCTGGTAACCATTATTTCACCGTGGACCTGGCGAAGGGTGAGTTGGTGGTGAATGACAGAATAGATAGGGAGAAGTTATGCGGGATAAAAGCTATTTGTGTCTTAACCTTAGAAGTTGTCGTTGAAAACCCTTTACAATTACATCGCATAGAAATAGACGTTCAAGATATTAATGATAATGCCCCCGACTTCCACACGAAAGAAATTGTTCTAAAAATAGCGGAATCTACCACACCAGGTAAACGATTCCCATTAGAAAAAGCAAGTGACCCAGATGTTGGCAGCAACAGTTTACGTGAATACACACTTAACACTAACGACTATTTCcgcttaaatgtaaaaaatcttaAGGACGGAATAAAGGTCCCTGAACTGATAGTAGAAAAGGCTTTAGACAGAGAGACCGAATCGTCACATCAGCTTGTGCTGACTGCTTTGGATGGGGGCAGTCCAGCAAAAACAGGAACATTGTTGCTACAGATACATGTCCAAGATGTGAACGACAATGATCCCAAATTTGAATTGGCGACATACAAGGCAGATGTGCAGGAAAACGCCAAAATTGGGCATACCATCATTAGATTAAAAGCAACCGACTTGGATGAAGGCCCAAATAGTGAAATAGAATACTCATTCCCTGCACACAACGCTGACACAATTAAACAGGTATTTCGAATACATCCAGACTCGGGTGAAATAACAGTGATTGCAGCTTTAGATTATGAAGAGTGTAAGTCGTATACTTTTGACATCATTGCTAAAGACAAAGGAACTCCTGAACTAGAAGGGCATTCTTCTGTTCAGATTGATGTTCTTGATGAGAACGATAATGCACcagaaataatattaaaatcttTGCCCAGCCCCGTCACAGAAAATGCGCCCAAAGGCACTGTTGTAGCTTTAATTAATGTTAAAGATTTGGATTCTGGTGACAATGGTAAAGTTGAACTGAACATTTCTCCTGGCTATCCATTTACATTAAAACCATCTTTTGATAAACACTATTCATTAGTGACCGATTCGTTGTTAGACCGCGAGATAACGCCAGAGTACAATGTCGAAATATTAGCGTCAGACTCCGGAACGCCATCTTTAAAAACAAGTAAAATCATCAAAGTTAAAGTGCTAGATGTCAATGATAATCCACCGGTTTTCTCTCAGTCTTACTACAACGTGTTCCTAAATGAGAATAATCCAGCAGGATCATCACTGTTCTCTATAACTGCGACAGATAAAGACCAAGACAAGAATGCAAAGTTATTGTATTCAATCGCTGACTCAAAATTTAATGATATTCCAGCTTCGTCGTACTTTTATATCAACGCGGAGAACGGAACAATCTATAGCATGAACACATTTGACtatgaaaatataaaattatttaaaataactATTCTAGCAACAGATCAGGGTTCTCCATCTCTTCACAGCAACGCTACCGTTAATGTTTTTATTCTGGATCAAAACGACAATATCCCCGCTGTCATTTACCCCTCCGCGGTCATGGGCTCTGTGTCTCATCAGAGGATGCCCCGGTCTGCTAAAACGGGGCATCTCGTTACCAAAGTAACAGCTGTCGATGCTGACTCGGGCCACAACGCCTGGATTTCCTATAGACTCACGGAATCTACAGACTCTTCTCTGTTCGCTGTGAATCTCTATACCGGAGAGGTGAGGACTAAACGCTCTGTTTCAGAGCAGGATGATGCCTCTCAGAGACTGCTTATAGAGATCAAGGACAATGGAGAGCCAGTCCAGTCCACCACAGTCACAGTGGACATACTGATAGAGGACGGACTACACGAACCCATCTCAGACTTCAGACAGAAAGCCACTGAGAAAGACAAGAAAAACAGTAAAATAACTTTCTATCTGATCCTGTCGTTAGCCTCGGTGTCCGTGTTGTCGTTGTTAACGTTTTTCATCTTGTTAATTAAATGCGCCAGGAGCAGTAGAGGCAGTGCTAGCTGCTGCATTAGAGGAGATTCTGATGGATACAAGAATCCCAACAGAAACCTACAGATCCAGCTCAACACAGACGGACCTATTAAGTATGTGGAGGTTCTGGGAGGAGACATGATGTCTCAGAGCCAGTCGTTTGGGTCTTATCTGTCTCCAATGTCGGAGTTCAGTGACTTGACTCTCGTAAAACCGAGCAGCACACTTGACTTTAAGGATACATTACGTGGGCTTGATGCGTCATTACCAGACAGTGCATGGACTTTCGAGTGTCAACAG CAAAAACCACCCAACAATGACTGGCGCCTTCCACCGAACCAGCGACCTGGACCCAGTGG AGCGGGCCCCCTCCCTGAGGGAGCAGGTGTGGTTGCCGGCACTGGACCTTGGCCACAACCGCCCACCGAGGCGGAGCAGCTCCAAGCTCTCATGGCCGGAGCCAACG CAGTGAATGAAGCCACGGCGACCCTGGGGCCCCGCTACAACGCCCAGTACGTGCCCGACTATCGCCAGAACGTCTACATCCCCGGCAGCACGGCCACCCTGACGGCCaacccacagcagcagcagcagccccagcAGGCGCTGCCCCCGCCTGCGGCCATGCCCCCCGTGGACGTCCCCAAGGCTGCCCAGACCCCCGCCAGCAAGAAGAAGTCCACCAAGAAGGACAAGAAGTAA
- the LOC125286898 gene encoding protocadherin gamma-C5-like isoform X32, with translation MKRVLHIRGWSWRTLWILPFVFLWNNVQAQIRYSIPEELKEGSVVGNIAKDLGLDVADITNRKLRIASESGNYFNVDLTKGELVVNERIDREKLCGQSDVCLLPLQVVVENPLQLHGIEINIQDINDNAPEFHVKESILKIAESMTPGKRLPLEKASDPDVGSNKLRSYTLSSNEYFRLNVKALKDGEKVPELIVEKPLDRETVSSHQLILTALDGGSPAKTGTMLLHINVQDINDNEPKFELVTYKASVQENAEIGHIIIKLKASDLDEGPNAEILYSFHTHTSDTVKQTFGINADTGEISVIATLDYEECKSYAFDVIVTDKGTPELEGQSAVQIDIVDENDNAPEVILKSLPSPVEENAPIGTVVALINVKDLDSGDNGKVDLSISPELPFALKPSLDKHYSLVTDSLLDREVTPEYKVEIIASDAGTPSLKTTKMINVKVLDVNDNPPVFSQSHYNVFLKENNPAGSSLFSITATDKDQGKNAKLLYSIADSKFNDIPASSYFYINAENGTIYSMNTFDYEKLKLFKITMAATDQGSPSLRSNATVNVFILDQNDNAPAVIYPSAVMGSVSHQKMPRSAKTGYLVTKVTAVDADSGHNAWISYRLAEATDSSLFALNLYTGEVRTKRSVSEQDDASQRLLIEIKDNGEPVQSTTVTVDILIEDGLHEPISDFRQKTTEKDKKNSKITFYLILSLASVSVLSLLTFFILLIKCARNNRDSTSCCIRRDSEGYKNPNRNLQIQLNTDGPIKYVEVLGGDMMSQSQSFGSYLSPMSEFSDLTLVKPSSTLDFKDTLRGLDASLPDSAWTFECQQQKPPNNDWRLPPNQRPGPSGAGPLPEGAGVVAGTGPWPQPPTEAEQLQALMAGANAVNEATATLGPRYNAQYVPDYRQNVYIPGSTATLTANPQQQQQPQQALPPPAAMPPVDVPKAAQTPASKKKSTKKDKK, from the exons ATGAAGCGCGTTCTGCACATTCGCGGGTGGAGTTGGCGGACACTGTGGATTTTACCTTTTGTGTTCTTGTGGAATAATGTTCAAGCCCAGATCCGTTATAGCATTCCAGAGGAGTTAAAGGAGGGATCTGTAGTGGGGAATATCGCAAAGGATCTTGGTCTGGACGTGGCTGACATTACAAACCGCAAATTACGGATAGCGTCTGAATCTGGTAATTATTTTAACGTGGACCTGACCAAGGGTGAGTTGGTGGTGAATGAgaggatagacagagagaagctGTGCGGGCAAAGTGATGTTTGTCTCTTGCCTTTGCAAGTCGTCGTCGAGAACCCTTTACAACTGCATGGCATAGAGATAAACATTCAGGATATTAACGACAATGCCCCCGAGTTTCATGTTAAAGAAAGCATACTTAAAATAGCTGAATCGATGACACCAGGTAAAAGACTTCCTCTAGAAAAAGCAAGTGACCCCGATGTTGGCAGCAATAAGTTACGTTCTTACACATTAAGTAGTAACGAGTATTTTCGACTGAACGTTAAAGCTCTTAAAGATGGGGAGAAGGTTCCAGAGTTGATTGTTGAAAAGCCATTAGACAGAGAGACTGTATCGTCACACCAACTCATATTGACTGCTTTAGATGGGGGTAGTCCCGCAAAAACAGGCACGATGCTTCTACATATAAACGTGCAAGACATTAACGATAATGAACCTAAATTTGAATTGGTAACATATAAGGCATCTGTGCAGGAAAACGCAGAAATCGGGCATATTATTATAAAGTTAAAAGCTTCTGATCTAGATGAAGGTCCAAATGCTGAAATATTGTactcattccacacacacacgtctgataCCGTTAAGCAGACATTCGGAATAAATGCAGACACGGGTGAAATATCAGTAATTGCAACACTAGATTATGAAGAGTGCAAATCATATGCTTTCGACGTTATTGTAACAGACAAAGGAACTCCTGAACTAGAGGGGCAATCTGCCGTCCAAATTGATATTGTTGATGAAAACGATAATGCACCAGAGGTTATATTAAAATCTTTGCCAAGTCCGGTTGAAGAAAATGCTCCTATAGGCACAGTTGTAGCATTAATTAATGTTAAAGATTTGGATTCTGGTGACAATGGTAAAGTTGATCTGAGTATATCTCCCGAATTACCATTTGCATTAAAACCCTCTCTAGATAAACACTATTCCTTAGTGACTGATTCCTTATTGGACCGCGAGGTAACACCAGAGTACAAAGTCGAAATAATTGCATCAGATGCTGGAACTCCGTCGTTGAAAACAACTAAAATGATTAACGTTAAAGTCCTGGATGTCAATGACAACCCACCGGTTTTCTCGCAGTCTCACTACAATGTGTTTCTAAAGGAAAACAATCCAGCAGGGTCGTCATTGTTCTCTATAACTGCGACAGATAAAGACCAAGGCAAGAATGCAAAGTTATTATATTCAATTGCAGACTCGAAATTTAACGATATTCCAGCTTCTTCTTACTTTTATATCAACGCGGAGAATGGAACAATCTATAGCATGAACACATTTGACTATGAAAAACTAAAATTGTTCAAAATCACAATGGCAGCAACAGATCAGGGTTCCCCATCTCTTCGCAGCAACGCTACCGTTAATGTTTTTATTCTAGATCAAAACGACAATGCCCCCGCTGTAATTTACCCCTCCGCGGTCATGGGCTCTGTGTCTCATCAGAAGATGCCCCGGTCTGCTAAAACGGGGTACCTCGTTACCAAGGTAACAGCTGTAGATGCGGATTCAGGCCACAACGCCTGGATTTCCTATAGACTCGCGGAAGCTACAGACTCGTCTCTGTTCGCCCTGAATCTCTACACTGGAGAGGTGAGGACTAAACGCTCTGTTTCAGAGCAGGATGATGCCTCTCAGAGACTGCTAATAGAGATCAAGGACAATGGAGAGCCAGTCCAGTCCACCACAGTCACAGTGGACATACTGATAGAGGACGGACTACACGAACCCATCTCAGACTTCAGACAGAAAACCACTGAGAAAGACAAGAAAAACAGTAAAATCACTTTCTACTTGATCCTGTCTTTGGCATCAGTATCTGTATTATCTCTGTTAACGTTTTTCATACTACTTATTAAGTGTGCTAGAAACAACAGAGACAGTACTAGCTGCTGCATCAGAAGAGATTCTGAAGGATATAAGAATCCCAATAGAAACCTACAGATCCAGCTCAACACTGACGGGCCTATTAAGTATGTGGAGGTTCTGGGAGGAGACATGATGTCTCAGAGCCAGTCGTTTGGGTCTTATTTGTCTCCAATGTCGGAGTTTAGTGACTTAACTCTCGTCAAGCCTAGCAGCACTCTTGACTTTAAAGACACATTACGTGGGCTTGATGCATCATTACCAGACAGTGCTTGGACTTTTGAATGCCAGCAG CAAAAACCACCCAACAATGACTGGCGCCTTCCACCGAACCAGCGACCTGGACCCAGTGG AGCGGGCCCCCTCCCTGAGGGAGCAGGTGTGGTTGCCGGCACTGGACCTTGGCCACAACCGCCCACCGAGGCGGAGCAGCTCCAAGCTCTCATGGCCGGAGCCAACG CAGTGAATGAAGCCACGGCGACCCTGGGGCCCCGCTACAACGCCCAGTACGTGCCCGACTATCGCCAGAACGTCTACATCCCCGGCAGCACGGCCACCCTGACGGCCaacccacagcagcagcagcagccccagcAGGCGCTGCCCCCGCCTGCGGCCATGCCCCCCGTGGACGTCCCCAAGGCTGCCCAGACCCCCGCCAGCAAGAAGAAGTCCACCAAGAAGGACAAGAAGTAA
- the LOC125286898 gene encoding protocadherin gamma-C5-like isoform X10: protein MKRVLHIRGWSWRTLWILPFVFLWNNVQAQIRYSIPEELKEGSVVGNIAKDLGLDVADITNRKLRIASESGNYFNVDLTKGELVVNERIDREKLCGQSDVCLLPLQVVVENPLQLHGIEINIQDINDNAPEFHVKESILKIAESMTPGKRLPLEKASDPDVGSNKLRSYTLSSNEYFRLNVKALKDGEKVPELIVEKPLDRETVSSHQLILTALDGGSPAKTGTMLLHINVQDINDNEPKFELVTYKASVQENAEIGHIIIKLKASDLDEGPNAEILYSFHTHTSDTVKQTFGINADTGEISVIATLDYEECKSYAFDVIVTDKGTPELEGQSAVQIDIVDENDNAPEVILKSLPSPVEENAPIGTVVALINVKDLDSGDNGKVDLSISPELPFALKPSLDKHYSLVTDSLLDREVTPEYKVEIIASDAGTPSLKTTKMINVKVLDVNDNPPVFSQSHYNVFLKENNPAGSSLFSITATDKDQGKNAKLLYSIADSKFNDIPASSYFYINAENGTIYSMNTFDYEKLKLFKITMAATDQGSPSLRSNATVNVFILDQNDNAPAVIYPSAVMGSVSHQKMPRSAKTGYLVTKVTAVDADSGHNAWISYRLAEATDSSLFALNLYTGEVRTKRSVSEQDDASQRLLIEIKDNGEPVQSTTVTVDILIEDGLHEPISDFRQKTTEKDKKNSKITFYLILSLASVSVLSLLTFFILLIKCARNNRDSTSCCIRRDSEGYKNPNRNLQIQLNTDGPIKYVEVLGGDMMSQSQSFGSYLSPMSEFSDLTLVKPSSTLDFKDTLRGLDASLPDSAWTFECQQQKPPNNDWRLPPNQRPGPSGQHRFHTIQQRWTPYEKSRAGPLPEGAGVVAGTGPWPQPPTEAEQLQALMAGANAVNEATATLGPRYNAQYVPDYRQNVYIPGSTATLTANPQQQQQPQQALPPPAAMPPVDVPKAAQTPASKKKSTKKDKK, encoded by the exons ATGAAGCGCGTTCTGCACATTCGCGGGTGGAGTTGGCGGACACTGTGGATTTTACCTTTTGTGTTCTTGTGGAATAATGTTCAAGCCCAGATCCGTTATAGCATTCCAGAGGAGTTAAAGGAGGGATCTGTAGTGGGGAATATCGCAAAGGATCTTGGTCTGGACGTGGCTGACATTACAAACCGCAAATTACGGATAGCGTCTGAATCTGGTAATTATTTTAACGTGGACCTGACCAAGGGTGAGTTGGTGGTGAATGAgaggatagacagagagaagctGTGCGGGCAAAGTGATGTTTGTCTCTTGCCTTTGCAAGTCGTCGTCGAGAACCCTTTACAACTGCATGGCATAGAGATAAACATTCAGGATATTAACGACAATGCCCCCGAGTTTCATGTTAAAGAAAGCATACTTAAAATAGCTGAATCGATGACACCAGGTAAAAGACTTCCTCTAGAAAAAGCAAGTGACCCCGATGTTGGCAGCAATAAGTTACGTTCTTACACATTAAGTAGTAACGAGTATTTTCGACTGAACGTTAAAGCTCTTAAAGATGGGGAGAAGGTTCCAGAGTTGATTGTTGAAAAGCCATTAGACAGAGAGACTGTATCGTCACACCAACTCATATTGACTGCTTTAGATGGGGGTAGTCCCGCAAAAACAGGCACGATGCTTCTACATATAAACGTGCAAGACATTAACGATAATGAACCTAAATTTGAATTGGTAACATATAAGGCATCTGTGCAGGAAAACGCAGAAATCGGGCATATTATTATAAAGTTAAAAGCTTCTGATCTAGATGAAGGTCCAAATGCTGAAATATTGTactcattccacacacacacgtctgataCCGTTAAGCAGACATTCGGAATAAATGCAGACACGGGTGAAATATCAGTAATTGCAACACTAGATTATGAAGAGTGCAAATCATATGCTTTCGACGTTATTGTAACAGACAAAGGAACTCCTGAACTAGAGGGGCAATCTGCCGTCCAAATTGATATTGTTGATGAAAACGATAATGCACCAGAGGTTATATTAAAATCTTTGCCAAGTCCGGTTGAAGAAAATGCTCCTATAGGCACAGTTGTAGCATTAATTAATGTTAAAGATTTGGATTCTGGTGACAATGGTAAAGTTGATCTGAGTATATCTCCCGAATTACCATTTGCATTAAAACCCTCTCTAGATAAACACTATTCCTTAGTGACTGATTCCTTATTGGACCGCGAGGTAACACCAGAGTACAAAGTCGAAATAATTGCATCAGATGCTGGAACTCCGTCGTTGAAAACAACTAAAATGATTAACGTTAAAGTCCTGGATGTCAATGACAACCCACCGGTTTTCTCGCAGTCTCACTACAATGTGTTTCTAAAGGAAAACAATCCAGCAGGGTCGTCATTGTTCTCTATAACTGCGACAGATAAAGACCAAGGCAAGAATGCAAAGTTATTATATTCAATTGCAGACTCGAAATTTAACGATATTCCAGCTTCTTCTTACTTTTATATCAACGCGGAGAATGGAACAATCTATAGCATGAACACATTTGACTATGAAAAACTAAAATTGTTCAAAATCACAATGGCAGCAACAGATCAGGGTTCCCCATCTCTTCGCAGCAACGCTACCGTTAATGTTTTTATTCTAGATCAAAACGACAATGCCCCCGCTGTAATTTACCCCTCCGCGGTCATGGGCTCTGTGTCTCATCAGAAGATGCCCCGGTCTGCTAAAACGGGGTACCTCGTTACCAAGGTAACAGCTGTAGATGCGGATTCAGGCCACAACGCCTGGATTTCCTATAGACTCGCGGAAGCTACAGACTCGTCTCTGTTCGCCCTGAATCTCTACACTGGAGAGGTGAGGACTAAACGCTCTGTTTCAGAGCAGGATGATGCCTCTCAGAGACTGCTAATAGAGATCAAGGACAATGGAGAGCCAGTCCAGTCCACCACAGTCACAGTGGACATACTGATAGAGGACGGACTACACGAACCCATCTCAGACTTCAGACAGAAAACCACTGAGAAAGACAAGAAAAACAGTAAAATCACTTTCTACTTGATCCTGTCTTTGGCATCAGTATCTGTATTATCTCTGTTAACGTTTTTCATACTACTTATTAAGTGTGCTAGAAACAACAGAGACAGTACTAGCTGCTGCATCAGAAGAGATTCTGAAGGATATAAGAATCCCAATAGAAACCTACAGATCCAGCTCAACACTGACGGGCCTATTAAGTATGTGGAGGTTCTGGGAGGAGACATGATGTCTCAGAGCCAGTCGTTTGGGTCTTATTTGTCTCCAATGTCGGAGTTTAGTGACTTAACTCTCGTCAAGCCTAGCAGCACTCTTGACTTTAAAGACACATTACGTGGGCTTGATGCATCATTACCAGACAGTGCTTGGACTTTTGAATGCCAGCAG CAAAAACCACCCAACAATGACTGGCGCCTTCCACCGAACCAGCGACCTGGACCCAGTGG CCAGCACAGGTTCCACACCATTCAACAGAGATGGACCCCATACGAAAAATCGAG AGCGGGCCCCCTCCCTGAGGGAGCAGGTGTGGTTGCCGGCACTGGACCTTGGCCACAACCGCCCACCGAGGCGGAGCAGCTCCAAGCTCTCATGGCCGGAGCCAACG CAGTGAATGAAGCCACGGCGACCCTGGGGCCCCGCTACAACGCCCAGTACGTGCCCGACTATCGCCAGAACGTCTACATCCCCGGCAGCACGGCCACCCTGACGGCCaacccacagcagcagcagcagccccagcAGGCGCTGCCCCCGCCTGCGGCCATGCCCCCCGTGGACGTCCCCAAGGCTGCCCAGACCCCCGCCAGCAAGAAGAAGTCCACCAAGAAGGACAAGAAGTAA